The proteins below are encoded in one region of Apium graveolens cultivar Ventura chromosome 4, ASM990537v1, whole genome shotgun sequence:
- the LOC141719521 gene encoding uncharacterized protein LOC141719521, producing MLHRGIEKRLQESKSKCPEEFPNIQWAYRTSPRTSIEETHYKFAYGTEAMLPIKAGSPSHREINFDEIDNEEGLMINIKLIDEVRDQAIARMEKYNERTKEHFSKRSRVRNFKVGDLVLRDTEASDPTTLER from the coding sequence ATGCTCCACCGGGGCATCGAGAAGAGACTTCAAGAAAGCAAGAGCAAATGTCCAGAAGAGTTTCCAAATATACAATGGGCATACAGGACCAGTCCCAGGACAAGCATAGAAGAAACCCACTACAAGTTCGCTTATGGAACAGAAGCAATGCTGCCAATCAAGGCGGGATCCCCTTCTCACCGAgaaataaattttgatgaaatagATAATGAGGAGGGGCTCATGATAAATATAAAACTCATTGATGAAGTCCGGGACCAAGCTATAGCAAGGATGGAAAAGTACAATGAAAGGACAAAGGAGCACTTCAGCAAGAGGTCCAGGGTCAGAAACTTTAAAGTTGGAGACCTGGTACTTCGAGACACAGAAGCCTCAGATCCCACAACATTGGAAAGATGA